A genomic region of Sarcophilus harrisii chromosome 6, mSarHar1.11, whole genome shotgun sequence contains the following coding sequences:
- the TH gene encoding tyrosine 3-monooxygenase: MKKLLSPPPPAESPELGLEKPLPPSPAPADTGSPRFIGRRQSLIEDARKEREAAVAAAAAEASGDPLDAIVFEEKDGKALLNLFFTLKTAKSTPLSRALKVFETFEAKIHHLETRTNRKAQEAREINSSCSGSHSSDLGTLVSSVRRVCDEVRSAKEDKRESRSAPHRAPSWKYPAHGTSGAHAPHPHPPRREVYTTLKSLYPTHACREHLEAFQLLERFSGYSENSIPQLEDVSRFLKERTGFQLRPVAGLLSARDFLSSLAFRVFQCTQYIRHASSPMHSPEPDCCHELLGHVPMLADRTFAQFSQDIGLASLGATDEEIEKLATLYWFTVEFGLCKQNGAIKAYGAGLLSSYGELIVSLPLPAPLPMGSPLIPSPPRPARSSGAFAFLGRWR, encoded by the exons ATGAAGAAGCTGCttagtccccccccccccgctgaGAGCCCTGAGCTGGGGCTAGAGAAGCCCCTGCCACCTTCTCCTGCTCCTGCAGACACAGGG TCCCCGAGGTTCATCGGCAGGCGGCAGAGCCTCATCGAAGACGCTCGCAAGGAGAGAGAGGCGGctgtggcggcggcggcggccgaaGCCTCCGGGGACCCGCTGGACGCCATTGTCTTTGAGGAGAAGGACGGGAAGGCCCTCCTCAACCTCTTCTTCACCCTGAAGACGGCCAAGTCCACGCCGCTGTCCCGGGCCCTGAAGGTGTTCGAG ACGTTCGAAGCCAAGATCCACCACCTGGAGACGAGGACCAACAGGAAGGCCCAGGAGGCGCGTGAAATAAATTCTTCGTGCTCGGGGTCCCACAGCAGCGACCTGGGCACCTTGGTCAGCTCCGTCCGGAGGGTGTGTGACGAAGTGCGCAGCGCCAAGGAGGACAAGCGTGAGTCCCGCTCTGCCCCGCACCGCGCTCCAAGCTGGAAGTACCCCGCGC ACGGGACCTCGGGAGCTCACGCCCCCCACCCTCACCCTCCTAGGAGAGAGGTCTACACCACCCTGAAGAGCCTGTACCCCACCCACGCTTGCCGGGAGCACCTGGAAGCCTTCCAGCTGCTGGAAAGGTTCAGCGGCTACAGCGAGAACAGCATCCCCCAGCTCGAGGACGTGTCCCGCTTTCTGAAGG AGAGGACGGGCTTCCAGCTGCGGCCGGTGGCCGGCCTGCTCTCGGCCCGAGACTTCCTGTCCAGCCTGGCCTTCAGGGTGTTCCAGTGTACCCAGTATATCCGGCACGCCTCCTCGCCCATGCATTCCCCGGAGCC GGACTGCTGCCATGAGCTGCTGGGGCATGTGCCCATGCTGGCAGATAGGACTTTTGCCCAGTTCTCCCAG GACATCGGCCTTGCCTCCCTTGGAGCCACGGACGAGGAGATCGAGAAGCTGGCCACG CTCTACTGGTTCACGGTGGAGTTCGGGCTCTGCAAACAGAACGGAGCCATCAAGGCGTACGGGGCCGGCCTCCTGTCCTCCTACGGGGAGCTCATTGTAAGCCTGCCCCTCCCAGCCCCTCTGCCTATGGGCTCCCCCCTTATTCCGAGCCCTCCTCGACCTGCCCGGTCCTCGGGGGCTTTCGCCTTCCTGGGGCGATGGCGCTGA